TGGTAGCATTATCTTTTTCTGTTAACAAcattgatgaattttttttgcttgtgGTTTgttctttaaaacaaaaatttttttataaatatatacttaaaaaaaaaaaaaagaaaaggtaGACGAATGGATCGTTTTAACGACGGTTGTAAtagtaaatttaaagagTTTAGAGCATGAAGCATGCAGTCATATTGTATCACCGCTATACTCGAAATGTTGAAGAGATAAAGCAAACTAAGCTTTTGGAATACGAAGATAGAAGGATATTATTCATAACTTGTAataatattgttaaaagttaaaatattaaattaaatttatagaTATCTTCTTGTAAATTCTAATattacaatatttttactgATATTTTTAAGCAATTATTATATCAAATATCGTTGTGTATatagaatattttttggacaatattttcaaaaataaagatattgTTAAGTTAAGTAAAGATATATTTTAGTAAAGGATGAtagagaaagaaattagAAAACTAGGTTTGAAGATgcaattaaattatagcAATAATACAATTATAAGTTTCCTGTAAGGGGACAAATTTTACTAAACtttgttatttattatCTTTACACGAATTTCCACTGAATGTAAAGTGTATGTAGTAAACATTGTAACaaaattcataaatttATATGTATATAGTTTTTTACTTTAGGTTGCATTAATAGATGATACagtttttctgttttagATAACgctatattttaaaaaaccaatGCTTCTAAAATTCGTTAAGCTTAGATAGGCATAGGAAAGTTGAACTAGGTCGAGAATTTTATTAGGCTGTACACAGAGGTTATCTGTGTGTTTTGTTAATAGAGTTTAACCGTTTTGGAAGctaatttacaaataccGTAATGATTCTTGCAGTACACAAAAATGGCGTTTTTTTGAtagtataaaatttttggcaGTGTTTTTTACTCTAATAGGGCGTGAAGGTGCGAGTAAACAAAGAAGTGGAAAGGAAGGTCGGGACTGTAACTCACGCGAAAGAGTTGTTCTAGTAGATGGAATAGGAAGAGTTACGCTACTTTGCCACGCCAGGGgagaaaaagtaaatttggAAAGGAATAGGGAACCTTTTTCTCATAGCTTTTTGGGGTATTGTACGGAATGCATCATTACCATCATCCGTACACCACAGGAAGAGTAGCGATGGCAGGTGGCATGTTCCGGTAAGTTATGTTTGGGCGAAACCGAATGCGAGACCTTTTAGGCGAGATGAAGATGGTGAGATGGTGAAACAAAAAGGTTAATTTGCAGGgagaaaaaaaggttaGACGGAGGGCTGGAAGAGGGATGTCAGCTTGAGTGAAGAGCTAACAAGAGCGGAAAAGAATAGAGAGGCAAAGGAAGAACACTATGGTTTTGTTTAGGGAATAAGAATATGAAGTTGTAGTGCATATATAGTAAAGGAATGGAAAGGAATGAGAAAGATAGAGTGGATAGATGAATGATGAATGGATGAATAGGTGAATGAAGTGGAATATGTATTTCTATAAAGAATGCTAGGAGTAAAGGAATGAAATAGAAAGGATTGGGTAAGAAAAAGTGTGTGTATGTATGAGTGTATTAGTGAATGAGATTCTGTGCAAACGAAAAAGTAGGATAATAAACTTAATGGATGGAAAATCAATTACACAAACTATGCTGtctacttaaaaaaataaataaataaataaaacctACAACTCGACAAACCATGCtatcaaatataaaaagtCTACAGGCTGTACCACATAATGTGTTTATATATGTGTATATTGTGCTATGAGATGTACTTGTACATAGCTGTAGTTACAACTTGGATATACGTGCTATACCTATTATTTAGTAGAGCGTGCAAGTAAACATATTATACCCTAGTCTTTTAACTCTCTCTATATATTCGTTACGACGACGCTTTGTCTATATGTTATCCTCGATGTGTTACGATGTTACAAGTTACACTGCGTTATGCTACTTATCCAGCGTCTGCAGTCTTACTctttctctctctctctccATTTCCCTCTGCTCTCCCTTTCATTTCACAAGCCCACGTTAACCTCACATAGCCCGCTTACAGTGCATTGCCCTACATCGTTATATCGATGCGTTGCGTTGCCAAAGAGGCGAGGAACAATATTCGTCAAGATTTTGCTTATCTCTAACAACAAGAGTTTATCCGTTCCAACCATTTCCCTGCGGTAATCCAATTGTTATCCGTAGCGAAGGGTTCAAGTGCCGCTGACATCAACCGAGCCCATCTAGGTAACGAGGTATATCGGTCATCGTGTCGGGGTTGCTAAATAGGAATGGTTGCCTTGCAAATCGTTACCTGACCAGAGCTGCAGCGAAAACGTAAACAAAGCGTATGTACGAAGGAAGAAATTGGatggaaaaaatgaatcGACAAAACAAGGCAAAGCGCAACTCCAAGCAAAGTGACACATGACCGAGCATGAAAACGCAATCCAATGCAATGCCACACATACACTCAGAGATGCAATGCCACGACGATGGAATGGACAATGCAGACCAACGATTTTGAGCAGAGAAATATTAGCTTGACATGATGTGAGATGGGTGGAGATGTGGAATGGAATGGAATGAATGGATGGAcatgaaatgaaatttacCAAGTAAACAAGAGAGTTAATAATAGTAAGAATGATTTGTCTCCTAGTCTCAGCAATAGCAACACTTGACAGTGACTGCAGTCTCATACTCTTCTAGTCAAGTCTCATCCTCTTCCACTCTCtcaattcctttttatcAATGTTTCTTCCTCTTGTTATGTACACAAACGATGATCTCTTCTCTCACCTCATTGCTGGACTAATATTACTCGTGGCCAAGCGAAACACAAGTGGTACTAGataaccaaaaaatgataaagcATTCAATCAATCAAACCACTTACGAAATTCATACTCCCGTAAACGAATGCCGGTCGGACGCATGGAAAATCATCAATACGTGAGAGAGCTACTTAGTTGTGCACTTTGTATATGTCcaaaaatacttttcatttcacATACCTGCTTGTGTAAAGACAGTGATGAAATGCGGTGCAAAGTGTCTATTCTTACATTGATGGTAAAGCTAATTCAAGCATGCttggaagaagaattgCCTTGCATTTCTTGATCATTTGACCCAGGCGACAACTATAAAATAAGAATACTACCGAAGATGCAGATGGGGTGTGTGGGCACAACACCATCGAACCGAACCGAGACGGCCAGACTGTGAtaacaaaagaaatgcaTTAGTTTAGTTGGCTGGTTCAAGTTGGTTGAGTAGAAAAATCCATCACTCAAACTGGGAAGTAGGGATGGCTGGGAGAATGGAGAAGCGAGACGAGACGAGACAAGACAAGAGGagatgaaatgaaattaatgaaaagaaatgaatagAAATGAAATAGACATATGAATAGTATAGGGCAGGTTAGATGTTTGTATTTATAAATGTTTAATGCTTAGGTTTGTATTTATGTTTACGTTGGTaatgtttcttttgtttgtgTTTGTGCATCGGGTGAACGAGTTGGTTACCGCCGCCGCCGCTTCCTTTTGCCTTGACACACACCACGCAACGTGTTACGGTTCTTGAACGGAATTGCGTACTTCGATGCAGAGCGCTATCGGGGGGATTGGGGATGGTAAATGGaagaaatcaaaaactTCTTTTGACGTCAACCCCTAAAACAGGGGACGGTGATTGGTGGTAACCACGGACCGGATAGGTATCGATATGCACATCAGGTGAGAAGTTTTTCCGAGGCCAACTCCGGCTCCATGGTATATAATAGAGGGTTGCGCGCTACTGTTGCAGTATCATACTTCCAAAGGTCGTATAGAACACACACACAAATTAGCAAAATG
This region of Schizosaccharomyces pombe strain 972h- genome assembly, chromosome: II genomic DNA includes:
- the mug124 gene encoding protein mug124 (Schizosaccharomyces pombe specific protein) translates to MRLQSLSSVAIAETRRQIILTIINSLVYLVNFISCPSIHSIPFHISTHLTSCQANISLLKIVGLHCPFHRRGIASLSVCVALHWIAFSCSVMCHFAWSCALPCFVDSFFPSNFFLRTYALFTFSLQLWSGNDLQGNHSYLATPTR